From a single Pseudoalteromonas sp. Scap06 genomic region:
- a CDS encoding integron integrase, with amino-acid sequence MKTRSPFLNYIAEYMLVRQYSLRTVDTYLRWIASYIHFHNKRHPASMGDNEVERYLEHLVLKQNVAPRTQATALNSLSFLYKHIIKKELSLNLNFAHSKKQAKLPVVMTQEEVKMLMAHLNKRYYLIAALMYGSGLRVMEAVQLRVKDIDFDYKCIQVWNGKGNKHRIVTLATELIPMLRNQILNVDDYLKLDLNNTEYAGVWMPYALTKKYPSAAKSLAWQYLFPSHILSSDPQSGEIRRHHFHHSCIRKEVKRAVQKSGLTKIITPHTLRHSFATHLLQNGADIRTVQAQLGHSDVKTTQIYTHVLQQGANGVVSPFSRL; translated from the coding sequence ATGAAAACACGTTCCCCATTTTTAAATTACATAGCTGAATATATGCTAGTTCGTCAATATTCATTACGCACCGTAGATACCTACCTAAGATGGATTGCATCTTATATCCATTTTCATAATAAACGCCATCCCGCCTCAATGGGGGACAATGAAGTCGAACGCTACTTAGAACATTTAGTGTTAAAGCAAAACGTTGCACCACGTACGCAAGCCACCGCACTCAATTCATTGTCATTTTTATACAAGCACATAATAAAAAAAGAACTCTCATTAAATTTAAATTTTGCCCATAGTAAAAAACAAGCAAAGCTCCCTGTAGTGATGACCCAAGAGGAAGTTAAAATGTTGATGGCTCATTTAAATAAGCGCTATTATTTAATTGCAGCCCTCATGTATGGAAGTGGCTTAAGAGTAATGGAAGCGGTGCAATTAAGAGTGAAAGATATTGATTTTGATTATAAATGCATTCAAGTATGGAATGGAAAAGGTAATAAACACCGCATTGTTACGCTGGCCACAGAGCTAATACCTATGCTAAGAAATCAAATTTTGAACGTTGATGACTATTTAAAACTGGATTTAAATAATACGGAATATGCTGGTGTATGGATGCCATATGCTTTAACAAAAAAATATCCAAGTGCCGCAAAATCGCTTGCGTGGCAGTATTTATTTCCTTCTCATATATTAAGTTCAGATCCTCAAAGTGGTGAAATAAGACGACATCATTTTCATCACTCTTGTATTAGAAAAGAGGTTAAAAGAGCCGTCCAAAAATCAGGATTAACAAAAATAATAACACCTCATACATTAAGACACTCTTTTGCTACTCATCTACTGCAAAATGGCGCCGATATAAGAACTGTTCAAGCTCAGCTTGGCCATTCTGATGTTAAAACCACACAAATATATACCCATGTACTGCAACAAGGTGCCAACGGGGTTGTTAGCCCTTTTTCAAGATTATAA